Proteins from a single region of Aerococcus viridans:
- the fabF gene encoding beta-ketoacyl-ACP synthase II — translation MTNRVVVTGMGAITPIGNDAKTFWTNLKAGEHGFGPITKFDAKDLNAKLVAEVKDFNPKDFMDRKEAKRMDLYSQYAVAAAIEAVADANLDVENANVDRIGVYLGTGIGGIQEIEKGVLKMQDKGIKRVNPLFVPVSISNMGAANISMHFGLKGPALTMVTACASANNAIGEAFRYIKHGYADVMIAGGAEGAINEIGLGGFDNLTATSDSTDPNRASIPFDKDRNGFVMGEGAGILVLESLESAQARGANIYAEIGGYGSTSDAYHLTAPSEDGSGAAKAMLNALEEGNIAKEEVSYINAHGTSTPANDSSETVAIKRAFGEELAYKIPVSSTKSSVGHLLGAAGAVEAIASIMAIKDSFIPATLGYKNPDPLCDLDIVPNVGREQEVNVVVSNTLGFGGHNTVIAFKKVGE, via the coding sequence ATGACAAACAGAGTAGTCGTAACAGGTATGGGTGCTATTACACCTATCGGAAATGACGCAAAAACATTTTGGACCAATTTAAAAGCCGGCGAGCACGGTTTCGGGCCGATCACAAAATTTGATGCCAAAGATCTAAATGCGAAATTAGTGGCTGAAGTAAAAGACTTCAATCCAAAAGATTTCATGGACCGTAAAGAAGCAAAACGTATGGACTTATACAGTCAATACGCAGTAGCTGCAGCCATCGAAGCTGTTGCGGACGCGAATCTAGACGTTGAAAATGCTAACGTTGACCGTATCGGAGTTTACTTAGGTACTGGTATCGGTGGTATTCAAGAAATCGAAAAAGGTGTGTTAAAAATGCAAGATAAAGGAATCAAACGAGTGAATCCTTTATTCGTGCCTGTTTCTATTTCAAATATGGGTGCTGCCAATATCTCTATGCACTTTGGCTTAAAAGGGCCAGCTTTAACTATGGTTACAGCTTGTGCTTCTGCTAACAATGCTATTGGTGAAGCTTTCCGTTATATTAAACACGGTTATGCAGATGTCATGATTGCTGGTGGTGCTGAGGGTGCGATTAACGAAATCGGTTTAGGTGGTTTCGACAACCTAACAGCGACAAGTGATTCAACTGATCCAAACCGCGCTTCAATCCCATTCGATAAGGACCGTAATGGTTTTGTGATGGGTGAAGGTGCTGGTATCTTGGTATTAGAATCCTTAGAATCAGCGCAAGCTCGTGGCGCAAACATCTATGCTGAAATCGGTGGTTACGGTTCTACTTCAGACGCTTACCACTTAACTGCGCCATCTGAAGATGGTTCTGGTGCAGCGAAAGCGATGTTAAACGCTTTAGAAGAAGGTAACATCGCTAAAGAAGAAGTTTCTTACATAAATGCTCACGGTACAAGTACCCCAGCAAATGATTCTTCTGAAACAGTTGCGATTAAACGTGCATTTGGTGAAGAATTGGCTTATAAAATTCCAGTTTCTTCTACAAAATCATCAGTTGGTCACTTACTAGGTGCTGCTGGTGCTGTTGAAGCCATTGCAAGTATCATGGCTATCAAAGATTCATTTATTCCAGCTACATTAGGCTACAAGAATCCAGATCCATTATGTGATTTAGATATCGTACCGAATGTTGGACGCGAGCAAGAAGTGAACGTTGTTGTCAGCAACACTTTAGGTTTTGGTGGACACAACACAGTTATTGCCTTTAAAAAGGTTGGTGAATAA
- the fabG gene encoding 3-oxoacyl-[acyl-carrier-protein] reductase — protein MTENTQELKKTALVTGGSRGIGASIAHKFADQGYNIVIVSRSGSTENHIQALESKNVVVKDFKGDVTDTDFAKEIMTFIKANFQTIDVLVNNAGITRDTLLMRMKEADFDAVIDINLKGTFNFIQAASKLMMKQRQGAIINIASVIGQMGNVGQANYAASKAGILGLTKAAARELGMRGVTVNAIAPGYIETEMTDEIPEKAKTAMLENIPLQKLGQPSDIAEAVYFLANQSYITGTTLDVNGGLYMN, from the coding sequence ATGACTGAGAATACACAAGAATTAAAGAAAACAGCCCTTGTCACAGGCGGTAGCCGTGGTATTGGTGCAAGCATCGCTCACAAGTTTGCAGACCAAGGATACAATATTGTCATTGTTTCCCGCTCTGGTTCTACTGAAAACCATATCCAGGCTTTAGAAAGCAAAAATGTTGTGGTGAAGGATTTCAAGGGTGACGTAACGGATACCGATTTTGCCAAAGAAATCATGACTTTCATCAAAGCAAATTTCCAAACCATCGATGTATTAGTGAATAATGCTGGTATTACCCGCGACACGCTACTAATGCGTATGAAAGAAGCAGATTTCGATGCAGTGATCGATATTAACTTAAAAGGGACATTCAATTTCATTCAAGCAGCTAGCAAACTAATGATGAAGCAACGTCAAGGTGCCATTATTAATATTGCATCAGTGATTGGTCAAATGGGTAACGTTGGTCAAGCTAACTATGCAGCTTCAAAAGCTGGGATTCTTGGTTTAACGAAGGCTGCAGCACGTGAATTAGGTATGCGTGGTGTCACAGTTAATGCCATTGCACCAGGCTACATTGAAACAGAAATGACAGATGAAATTCCAGAAAAAGCCAAAACGGCTATGCTGGAAAATATTCCTTTACAGAAACTTGGACAACCATCGGATATCGCTGAAGCCGTGTACTTCTTAGCTAACCAAAGCTATATCACAGGTACAACGCTTGATGTCAACGGTGGCTTGTATATGAATTAG
- the fabD gene encoding ACP S-malonyltransferase has product MAIAFLYAGQGAQYTGMGQDLLNHHPEIATYFDKASEVLGYSMKDLCFQEDTQLNQTEYTQPAILTVSTAFTALLREAGITADYLAGLSLGEYTALVEAGVLSFEDAVDLVSHRGRFMQAAAPIGAGKMVAVMKAERALIEDICEQVCEASGQYVAPANYNTPKQIVIGGDASAVDTAVAKLTQAGVKKMVELNVSGPFHTALLSQASDQLVDYLDKFDFKPQRVPVISNTTATAHQDGQVKDLLIQQVMKPVKWSDSIEYLIEQGVDTVIEIGPGKTLSSFMKQINKEIKIYRVEDEETLQATIAGLKG; this is encoded by the coding sequence ATGGCAATAGCTTTTTTATACGCTGGTCAAGGCGCACAGTATACAGGGATGGGGCAAGACTTACTCAACCATCATCCTGAGATTGCAACTTACTTTGACAAAGCCTCAGAAGTTCTAGGCTATTCAATGAAAGACCTATGCTTTCAAGAAGATACACAATTAAATCAAACAGAATACACACAACCCGCTATTTTAACCGTATCAACAGCCTTTACAGCTCTATTAAGGGAGGCAGGCATTACAGCCGACTACCTAGCTGGATTAAGCCTAGGCGAGTACACAGCCCTTGTTGAAGCGGGCGTATTGTCCTTTGAAGATGCGGTTGATTTAGTGAGCCATCGTGGTCGTTTTATGCAAGCTGCTGCGCCTATAGGTGCCGGCAAAATGGTAGCCGTGATGAAAGCTGAACGCGCTTTAATAGAAGATATCTGCGAGCAAGTGTGCGAAGCTTCTGGTCAATACGTTGCACCAGCAAACTATAATACACCAAAGCAAATCGTAATCGGTGGTGACGCTTCGGCAGTAGATACTGCAGTCGCTAAGTTGACTCAAGCAGGCGTGAAGAAAATGGTGGAATTAAACGTTTCTGGTCCTTTCCACACGGCCTTATTATCACAAGCAAGTGACCAATTAGTTGATTATTTAGACAAATTTGATTTTAAGCCACAAAGAGTACCGGTTATTTCAAATACAACAGCTACAGCGCACCAGGATGGACAAGTAAAAGACTTGTTAATCCAACAAGTGATGAAGCCAGTTAAATGGTCAGATTCAATTGAATACTTAATTGAACAAGGGGTAGATACGGTCATTGAAATTGGCCCTGGTAAAACCTTGTCTTCATTTATGAAACAAATCAATAAAGAGATTAAGATTTACCGAGTTGAAGACGAAGAAACCCTGCAGGCAACTATCGCAGGATTGAAAGGATAA
- the fabK gene encoding enoyl-[acyl-carrier-protein] reductase FabK, producing MKTDFWERIGVEYPIIQGAMAWVADADLASAVSNAGGLGVIGTGHDPVDLVQAKVEKMQQLTDKPFAVNVMLLNEHVEEVVDYICQSGVKTITTGAGSPGKYMDRFNAAGISVIPVVASVGLAKRMEREGVHAVIVEGMESGGHVGRQTTMALLPQVTKCLDIPVIAAGGIGDGRGMAAAFMLGAVGIQVGTRFVVADESNAHDNFKERIIKAKDIDTVLTGESTGHPVRVLRNKLTKEYLKVEKEEASKANPDWDRLEALGSGALRRAVVEGNLDTGSFMAGQIAGLVDKRETVSEIIQSYMTECKQTIAARASEWL from the coding sequence GTGAAAACAGATTTTTGGGAACGCATAGGTGTTGAATACCCAATTATCCAAGGTGCTATGGCTTGGGTTGCCGATGCGGATTTAGCATCAGCAGTTTCCAATGCTGGGGGACTTGGTGTAATTGGTACTGGACATGATCCTGTAGACTTAGTACAAGCCAAGGTTGAAAAGATGCAACAATTAACAGATAAACCATTCGCTGTAAATGTCATGTTGTTGAATGAACATGTCGAGGAAGTGGTGGATTACATTTGTCAATCTGGTGTGAAGACAATTACAACTGGTGCTGGATCCCCAGGTAAATATATGGATAGATTCAACGCAGCTGGTATTTCAGTCATTCCAGTGGTCGCTTCTGTCGGACTTGCAAAACGGATGGAACGTGAAGGCGTGCATGCCGTAATTGTTGAGGGGATGGAATCAGGTGGTCACGTGGGTCGACAAACTACCATGGCTTTATTACCACAAGTTACAAAATGTTTGGATATCCCAGTCATTGCGGCTGGTGGTATTGGTGACGGTCGTGGAATGGCAGCTGCATTTATGTTAGGTGCAGTAGGTATTCAAGTAGGGACACGTTTTGTTGTTGCAGACGAATCAAATGCCCATGATAATTTTAAAGAAAGAATTATTAAGGCGAAGGATATTGATACTGTATTAACTGGCGAATCTACTGGCCATCCAGTCCGTGTATTACGGAACAAATTGACCAAAGAATACCTTAAAGTAGAAAAAGAAGAAGCAAGTAAGGCTAATCCTGATTGGGACAGACTTGAAGCGCTTGGATCAGGTGCTTTACGTCGTGCTGTTGTTGAAGGGAATTTAGACACGGGTTCATTTATGGCCGGCCAAATTGCCGGATTAGTGGATAAACGTGAAACAGTTTCAGAAATTATTCAATCATATATGACGGAATGTAAACAAACAATTGCTGCTCGAGCAAGTGAATGGCTTTAA
- a CDS encoding acyl carrier protein translates to MTTFEKIQELITEQLDLEAGEVKATTNIREDIDADSLDLFQIINDIEDEFDIEIEDEEKINTVQDLVDYVEANK, encoded by the coding sequence ATGACAACTTTTGAAAAAATCCAAGAATTAATCACTGAACAATTAGACTTAGAAGCTGGTGAAGTGAAAGCAACTACAAATATTCGTGAAGATATTGACGCTGACTCTTTAGACTTATTTCAAATCATTAATGACATCGAAGACGAATTCGATATCGAAATTGAAGATGAAGAAAAAATTAACACTGTTCAAGATTTAGTTGACTACGTAGAAGCAAACAAATAA
- a CDS encoding DUF2187 domain-containing protein: MSIKVTDEMQELVGTELRRGTSKSRIASLLDLPYDEAVEVINTVKESVRPDIGDEIRFTFRERNMVGRIEKLLTNSAVVKIYWDYSDEEVREICESKTIVNFKDIDEYVKVPSS; the protein is encoded by the coding sequence ATGAGTATTAAAGTCACAGATGAAATGCAAGAACTAGTCGGAACTGAATTACGTCGTGGTACAAGTAAGTCGAGAATTGCATCATTACTAGATTTACCCTACGATGAGGCAGTAGAAGTTATTAATACTGTAAAAGAGTCTGTACGACCAGATATAGGAGACGAAATACGCTTCACCTTCCGTGAACGCAACATGGTAGGAAGAATTGAAAAATTATTAACAAACTCAGCAGTTGTTAAAATTTATTGGGATTATTCTGATGAAGAGGTGCGAGAAATTTGCGAATCAAAAACAATTGTCAATTTTAAAGATATCGATGAGTATGTTAAAGTGCCTTCTAGCTAA